A portion of the Pangasianodon hypophthalmus isolate fPanHyp1 chromosome 20, fPanHyp1.pri, whole genome shotgun sequence genome contains these proteins:
- the LOC113537890 gene encoding delta-type opioid receptor — MDNFLTENITEPGDRENTSDVSGPTDVERILVPILDTFILVTGMVGHILVIIIILRTMKRGRGTSSARIQYGNANGTDILLLNLSVADIFLLFCVPYHTVAIATRHWPFGSFMCKAVSFLGAMCTSASAFTLAALAFSRYIIVVHPTKAYRWRRSRRIKIVAVVLWVPAIAMAIPQFTWRTIISGTELRSTRQDLICFSFLSDADQIAYGVCHFLFAFVLPLVVIMLAYGNIYHFLHKTRQNRETNQTERLERYQTQVTHTSVLLVLAFVLCWLPSYGLVLVQLGFRATATGPLPRFGPFATFARIMATSSTVVNPILYVFMSHKFRKELKELVGKCSC; from the coding sequence ATGGATAACTTTCTCACGGAAAATATCACAGAACCAGGTGACAGAGAGAACACTAGTGATGTTTCAGGACCCACTGATGTTGAACGAATCCTCGTTCCCATATTGGACACCTTCATCCTAGTGACCGGAATGGTGGGCCACATCCtggtcatcatcatcatcttgcGAACCATGAAAAGAGGACGTGGAACTAGCTCTGCGCGAATCCAATACGGTAACGCAAACGGAACCGACATTCTCCTTCTGAATTTAAGCGTGGCGGATATTTTCCTCCTGTTCTGCGTCCCCTATCACACTGTCGCCATAGCGACCCGCCACTGGCCCTTCGGAAGCTTCATGTGCAAAGCGGTGAGCTTCCTGGGAGCCATGTGCACCTCTGCTAGCGCTTTCACGCTAGCTGCTCTAGCCTTCAGTCGCTATATAATCGTGGTTCACCCGACCAAAGCTTACCGCTGGCGCAGAAGCAGGCGTATAAAAATCGTCGCTGTGGTTCTGTGGGTACCGGCGATCGCCATGGCGATTCCTCAGTTCACCTGGAGGACGATAATCTCAGGGACTGAACTGCGTTCAACCAGGCAGGATTTGATATGTTTCAGCTTCCTGTCTGACGCCGACCAGATAGCGTACGGCGTTTGCCACTTTTTGTTTGCCTTCGTTCTTCCACTAGTGGTCATCATGCTTGCTTATGGGAACATATACCATTTCCTGCACAAAACCAGACAGAATCGTGAAACAAACCAGACGGAGCGGTTAGAACGGTACCAGACGCAAGTGACCCACACGTCGGTTCTGCTGGTTCTGGCTTTTGTTCTGTGCTGGTTGCCGTCCTATGGACTGGTGCTGGTCCAGCTCGGGTTTCGAGCCACAGCGACGGGGCCTCTGCCGAGATTCGGACCTTTTGCTACTTTTGCTCGCATCATGGCCACTTCATCGACCGTCGTAAATCCCATCCTGTACGTCTTCATGTCACACAAATTCAGGAAGGAACTTAAGGAACTCGTGGGGAAATGTAGCTGCTAG